GTCGAAGGAGACAACTCACCAGGCTCCATGAAACAATTCCACGAATTTGTAAATAGATATGTCCCCTACACAAAACCACCAGCCCTGCTAATAGGTTGTAATGCGATAGACACCAATGCAGCAACACGTCCTCTTCTGGGACCGCGACCGCGACGGCCAAATCTACCCCTTGGACACATACACCGGCTTCCGCGATCTCGGATTCaatatcctcttctccctcctcgccacgCTAATCATAAACCTGAACTTCTCGTACCCGACTCGTCTGGCACACTCGATCATCCCGGACCCGCGGTTCCGGGTATACGTGGATAGTATATACAAGGCGAAACACGGGTCCGATAGCGGGACGTTCGATGCAGAGGGCCGGTTCGTGCCGCAGGCCTTTGAGGATATGTTTTCCAAGTATGACTGTGATGGCGACGGGGCGTTGACCTTTGGCGAGTTGTTTGAGATGATGCATGGGAACCGGTGTGCGGCGGATCCGTTTGGGGTATGTCTCTTGTCATCTCCAGCTCTAAGCAGTCTTCGTATCAGAGAGAGTCTAGGTGCTAATGCTTGTCCAGTGGGGAGCCGCGTTCTTCGAATGGGGCTCGACGTGGCTGCTCATCCAGAAAGACGGGAAGGTGTACAGGGAGGATCTACAGGGTGTATATGATgtatggctggctggctatATGCTACCTGTTGCTTATGGCAACGCTAACTGAGTATAGGGCTCTATCTTTTGGAAGATCGCGAATGCGAGAAAGTCCGGTAAAGGGTGGTCCCAAGGTTTTGGGTTAGGTGGCGATGGTTTCCTGGGAGGCGTCAAGGTTGCCTGAACAACACCTGCCTCGAAGAACCTAATCGCGGCTGCCACGTGCAGGCGTACTCAAACGCTTGACGTAGGGATTTAGGCCCGAGGCCATTGTACATAGACTGAATCAAGCAGATCCAATCGAGGATTAAATGGTAATCATAAACGATGGCTCCATCTCGGGTCGAACCTACATCGGGTTCTTGTAAAGAGGAATCTCATCGTACGGCGTTTGGATGGCAGGGTGGACCGTCATGTTATGCGGAAGATTCATATACGGCTCACCAAACGCCGGCCCCTCCGGAAATTCTGTCGTTTCAAAGCCTGGAGAAACCGCAGGAGCCGAAGTCAAGC
This sequence is a window from Aspergillus puulaauensis MK2 DNA, chromosome 6, nearly complete sequence. Protein-coding genes within it:
- a CDS encoding caleosin family protein (COG:S;~EggNog:ENOG410PJBN;~InterPro:IPR007736,IPR011992,IPR002048,IPR018247;~PFAM:PF00036,PF05042;~TransMembrane:1 (o108-126i);~go_function: GO:0005509 - calcium ion binding [Evidence IEA]); amino-acid sequence: MSSSNPPGPHVTTMRSNSTDATPSTNEDIPVVSKHCTVTSQRVPATSTSAGIEKPGVARCNVVEGDNSPGSMKQFHEFTPMQQHVLFWDRDRDGQIYPLDTYTGFRDLGFNILFSLLATLIINLNFSYPTRLAHSIIPDPRFRVYVDSIYKAKHGSDSGTFDAEGRFVPQAFEDMFSKYDCDGDGALTFGELFEMMHGNRCAADPFGWGAAFFEWGSTWLLIQKDGKVYREDLQGVYDGSIFWKIANARKSGKGWSQGFGLGGDGFLGGVKVA